A part of Pseudomonas lutea genomic DNA contains:
- a CDS encoding lysylphosphatidylglycerol synthase domain-containing protein produces MNGVSHTSTHEQKPAETGKQKPWLIWGKRAFTLFFFIAVPVLLFTLMKNLDWNEVMHALESYKATTLALGFAIAAGSYLTYCGFDVLARRYTEHKLSVKQIVPVTFVCYAFNLNLSSWVGGIALRYRLYSRLGLDVPTITRILSLSLITNWLGYMLLAGFVFAGDFVDLPEGWKIGDTTLQLIGFVLLAVCFAYFAACRFSKKRTWTVRKQQLVLPSLNQALRQALLGALNWGLMALLIYVLLPEKAFYPAVLGILLISSIAGVIAHIPAGLGVLETVFITLMQHQFSKGQLLAALIGYRVIYFLIPLMLALVVYVVLEKRAKAMRKRNEGQL; encoded by the coding sequence ATGAATGGCGTTTCGCACACGTCCACTCACGAGCAAAAGCCGGCCGAAACCGGCAAGCAAAAGCCCTGGCTGATATGGGGCAAGCGTGCGTTCACGCTGTTCTTTTTTATCGCCGTGCCGGTGCTGTTGTTCACCTTGATGAAAAACCTCGACTGGAACGAGGTGATGCATGCGCTGGAGTCGTACAAGGCCACCACTCTGGCGCTGGGCTTTGCCATTGCGGCGGGCAGTTACCTGACCTACTGCGGTTTTGACGTCCTGGCGCGGCGCTACACCGAACACAAACTGTCGGTGAAGCAAATCGTTCCGGTCACTTTCGTCTGCTACGCCTTCAACCTGAACCTCAGCTCATGGGTCGGCGGCATCGCGTTGCGCTACCGGCTGTACTCGCGTCTGGGGCTGGACGTTCCGACCATCACCCGCATCCTCAGCCTTAGCCTGATCACCAACTGGCTGGGTTACATGTTGCTGGCCGGGTTTGTGTTCGCCGGTGACTTCGTTGACCTGCCGGAAGGCTGGAAGATCGGCGACACCACCCTGCAACTGATCGGCTTCGTGCTGCTGGCGGTGTGTTTCGCCTATTTCGCGGCCTGTCGTTTCTCCAAAAAACGCACCTGGACCGTCCGCAAGCAGCAATTGGTCCTGCCCTCGCTGAATCAGGCCCTGCGCCAGGCTCTGCTCGGCGCGCTGAACTGGGGACTGATGGCGCTGCTGATCTACGTGCTGCTGCCGGAAAAAGCGTTCTACCCCGCCGTGTTGGGCATTTTGTTGATCAGCAGCATCGCCGGCGTCATCGCCCACATCCCCGCCGGGCTTGGCGTACTGGAGACGGTGTTCATCACCCTGATGCAACACCAGTTCAGCAAAGGCCAACTGCTGGCCGCGTTGATCGGCTACCGGGTGATCTACTTCCTCATCCCGTTGATGCTCGCGCTGGTGGTGTACGTGGTGCTGGAAAAACGCGCCAAAGCGATGCGCAAGAGGAACGAAGGGCAACTGTAG
- a CDS encoding CGNR zinc finger domain-containing protein, with the protein MSIGQLKINAIRLVGGSAVLDYLNTCDGRRPGTGLKEVVDKLSSLEDVVHWFFHAGLIEQDEHQHFVALVRRSSWQTLTAFQQMIDFREALYRLLLPLALGREADAQSLEALNQALAATAYQRLLVSTPVGILWRWRVGDDLGSMTDGFMGRLAVQASTLLTCGELSRLKVCATPDCDWIFLDTSKNGRRRWCQMTVCGAREKARRALAEF; encoded by the coding sequence ATGTCTATCGGACAACTGAAGATCAATGCCATCCGTCTCGTCGGCGGGTCAGCGGTGCTGGACTACCTGAATACCTGTGACGGACGTCGCCCGGGTACAGGGTTGAAGGAAGTCGTCGATAAGCTGAGCAGTCTGGAGGACGTGGTTCACTGGTTCTTTCATGCCGGGCTGATCGAGCAAGACGAGCATCAGCATTTCGTGGCGCTTGTGAGGCGTTCCTCCTGGCAGACGCTGACTGCCTTTCAGCAAATGATCGACTTTCGTGAAGCGTTGTATCGTCTGCTGTTGCCACTGGCGCTGGGGCGGGAAGCCGACGCGCAGAGCCTGGAGGCGTTGAATCAGGCACTGGCGGCCACCGCTTACCAGCGGCTACTCGTATCGACGCCGGTTGGCATTTTGTGGCGCTGGCGTGTAGGCGACGATTTGGGTTCGATGACCGACGGTTTCATGGGCCGGCTGGCCGTGCAGGCGTCAACACTGCTGACCTGCGGCGAGCTCTCGCGGCTCAAGGTGTGCGCAACCCCGGACTGCGACTGGATCTTCCTCGACACCTCGAAAAACGGTCGGCGGCGCTGGTGCCAGATGACCGTCTGCGGCGCGCGGGAAAAAGCCAGAAGAGCGCTGGCAGAGTTCTGA
- a CDS encoding GAF domain-containing sensor histidine kinase: MTQTNFETDIRAIGQIDSIPMILRMVKRVTGLGFAAVARVTDRYWVACAIDDSIQYGLAPGDKVDVATTICHEISQHKQPVIFGHASEHPVFATHPTPRLFGFESYISIPIIRANGEFFGTLCAVDRTPSAIETPEVLENLTLFSQLIAANLDMQDSLDLSQRELLDERETSRLRDQFIAVLGHDLRTPLSAIRMSADLIDSRVTERSTRKLVHAIQTSTQRMGLLIENVLDFARGRLGGGIPVRRTHVDDLQSELHRVIEEVRRSHPAASIQQSIDIPTAIDCDRVRVGQLLCNLLGNAVTHGDTHFPVTVRAGVEHNLLVISVTNQGQPIEPERLGLLFQPYTRSEKSGYGGGLGLGLYIAAEIVKSHGGSISVVSTAADGTCFKATLPLHGVPHLSDHDMAE, translated from the coding sequence GTGACACAAACGAATTTCGAGACCGACATCCGGGCGATCGGTCAGATTGACTCCATACCGATGATCCTGCGAATGGTGAAGCGCGTTACGGGCCTGGGCTTCGCCGCCGTGGCGCGGGTCACGGACCGGTACTGGGTCGCTTGTGCGATTGATGACTCTATCCAGTATGGGCTGGCGCCGGGCGATAAGGTCGACGTCGCGACGACGATCTGCCACGAAATCTCGCAGCACAAACAACCCGTGATTTTCGGCCACGCCAGTGAGCATCCGGTGTTCGCCACCCACCCCACTCCCCGGCTTTTCGGGTTTGAAAGCTATATCTCGATCCCCATCATTCGCGCCAACGGCGAGTTTTTCGGCACGCTTTGCGCAGTGGATCGCACGCCCAGCGCGATCGAAACACCTGAAGTGCTGGAAAACCTCACCCTGTTCTCACAGCTGATCGCTGCAAACCTGGACATGCAGGATTCGCTCGATCTAAGCCAGCGTGAGCTGCTGGACGAGCGTGAGACCAGTCGGCTGCGCGATCAATTCATTGCCGTGCTGGGCCACGATTTGCGCACGCCATTGAGCGCCATCCGCATGAGCGCCGATTTAATCGACAGCCGTGTCACGGAGCGATCGACCCGTAAACTGGTTCACGCCATCCAGACCAGCACTCAGCGCATGGGTCTGTTGATCGAGAACGTGCTCGACTTCGCCCGAGGACGTCTGGGCGGCGGCATCCCGGTGCGCCGGACCCACGTCGACGATCTGCAATCTGAGCTGCACCGGGTGATTGAAGAGGTGCGCAGGTCTCACCCCGCAGCGAGCATTCAGCAATCCATTGACATCCCCACGGCGATTGATTGTGACCGGGTCAGGGTGGGGCAATTGCTGTGCAACTTGCTTGGCAATGCCGTGACCCACGGCGACACGCATTTTCCGGTCACGGTTCGGGCGGGGGTGGAACACAACCTACTGGTCATTTCGGTGACCAATCAGGGTCAACCCATTGAGCCGGAACGACTGGGGCTGCTGTTCCAGCCGTATACGCGTTCGGAGAAAAGCGGCTACGGCGGCGGCCTGGGACTGGGTTTGTACATCGCCGCAGAGATCGTCAAAAGCCACGGCGGCTCGATCTCCGTCGTGTCCACCGCCGCTGACGGCACGTGCTTCAAAGCCACTCTTCCGTTACACGGGGTACCCCACTTGTCCGACCACGACATGGCCGAGTAA
- the iolE gene encoding myo-inosose-2 dehydratase translates to MPASAIRIGINPISWSNDDLPALGGETPLSTALSEGKAIGYEGFELNGKFPRDAAGVADVLRPYDLALVSGWYSGRLASRSAAEEIDAIAGHVELLKHNGATVLVYGEVADSIQGQRIRLVERPQFHSDSAWQGYADKLTELARFTLSRGVRLAYHHHMGAYVESPQDIHTLMALTGHEVGLLFDSGHCYMGGGDPLQVLSAHIDRVCHVHFKDVRKPVVQLARNNLWSFPDCIVNGTFTVPGDGDIDFAALLDVLMQARYQGWLVVEAEQDPAVAPSYAFAKKGFETLRTLLSAAQLQYASGHDLHHARQQPPQPWSV, encoded by the coding sequence ATGCCCGCTTCTGCAATCCGAATTGGCATCAACCCTATTTCCTGGAGCAACGACGACCTGCCGGCACTGGGCGGTGAAACGCCGCTCAGCACTGCACTCAGCGAGGGCAAGGCAATCGGCTACGAAGGCTTTGAGCTTAACGGCAAGTTTCCCAGGGACGCAGCTGGCGTCGCCGATGTGCTGCGTCCGTATGATCTGGCGCTGGTGTCGGGCTGGTATTCCGGCAGGCTCGCCAGTCGGTCTGCGGCGGAAGAAATCGACGCCATCGCCGGCCATGTCGAGTTGCTCAAGCACAATGGCGCGACGGTGCTGGTGTACGGCGAGGTCGCCGACTCGATCCAGGGCCAGCGCATTCGTCTGGTCGAGCGGCCGCAATTTCACAGCGACAGCGCCTGGCAGGGGTACGCCGACAAGCTGACCGAACTGGCGCGTTTCACCTTGTCCCGCGGTGTGCGTCTGGCCTATCACCATCATATGGGCGCCTACGTCGAGTCGCCGCAGGACATCCACACCCTGATGGCCCTGACCGGCCATGAAGTCGGCCTGCTGTTCGATTCAGGGCACTGCTACATGGGCGGCGGCGACCCGTTGCAGGTGCTGAGCGCGCACATTGACCGCGTTTGTCATGTGCATTTCAAGGACGTGCGCAAGCCTGTGGTGCAGTTGGCGCGCAACAATCTCTGGAGCTTCCCGGACTGCATCGTCAACGGCACCTTCACCGTGCCCGGCGACGGAGACATTGACTTCGCCGCGCTGCTCGACGTGCTGATGCAGGCGCGTTATCAGGGCTGGCTGGTGGTCGAGGCCGAACAGGACCCGGCCGTGGCGCCGAGCTATGCCTTCGCCAAAAAAGGCTTCGAAACGCTGCGCACGCTGCTGTCGGCTGCGCAGTTGCAGTACGCCTCCGGGCATGACCTTCACCATGCCCGTCAGCAACCGCCTCAACCTTGGAGCGTGTGA
- a CDS encoding DUF72 domain-containing protein → MGDIRIGISGWRYTPWRGDFYPEGLTQKNELKFASRAVNSIEINGSFYSLQSPDLYARWYAEAPKGFVFSVKGPRYITHTRRLKEIDEPLANFFASGVFQLKDKLGPFLWQFPPNFKFDAERFEHFLKLLPHDGKAAKACASRCAERLQQPGYLDIPARLKLRHAVEIRHESFLVPEFVALLRKYKVALVVADTAGKWPHVEDLATDFIYIRLHGDKELYASGYSTEALKHWGDRIDAWQQGGQPKDAQLIVKKTPRARKSRDVYCYFDNDIKVRAPYDARRLLERFNLTENLEVAPGDLHGATL, encoded by the coding sequence ATGGGCGACATCCGTATCGGCATTTCAGGCTGGCGTTACACGCCATGGCGCGGGGACTTTTATCCCGAAGGCCTGACGCAGAAAAACGAGTTGAAATTCGCCTCCAGGGCCGTGAACAGCATCGAGATCAATGGCTCGTTCTATTCACTGCAGTCGCCTGACCTTTACGCACGCTGGTATGCAGAGGCACCGAAGGGGTTCGTCTTCAGCGTCAAGGGCCCGCGCTACATCACCCACACCCGCCGTCTCAAAGAGATTGACGAGCCGCTCGCCAATTTCTTCGCGTCCGGGGTCTTTCAGCTCAAGGACAAACTGGGCCCGTTCCTCTGGCAGTTCCCGCCTAACTTCAAATTCGATGCCGAGCGCTTCGAACACTTTTTGAAGTTGCTGCCCCATGACGGTAAAGCGGCAAAAGCTTGCGCAAGCCGCTGCGCCGAGCGGCTGCAGCAGCCCGGTTATCTGGATATTCCTGCGCGCCTGAAGCTGCGCCACGCCGTCGAAATCCGCCATGAAAGCTTTTTAGTACCGGAATTCGTCGCACTGTTGCGCAAATACAAGGTCGCACTGGTGGTCGCCGACACCGCCGGCAAATGGCCGCATGTCGAAGACCTGGCCACAGACTTTATTTACATACGGCTGCATGGCGACAAAGAGCTTTACGCCAGCGGTTATTCGACCGAGGCGTTGAAGCACTGGGGCGACCGCATCGATGCCTGGCAGCAGGGCGGTCAGCCAAAGGATGCGCAGCTGATCGTCAAAAAAACGCCCCGGGCGCGCAAGTCTCGCGACGTTTATTGCTATTTCGATAACGACATCAAGGTCCGTGCGCCCTATGACGCGCGACGCCTGCTTGAGCGTTTCAATCTCACTGAAAACCTGGAAGTTGCGCCAGGCGATTTGCATGGAGCCACGTTGTGA
- a CDS encoding endonuclease/exonuclease/phosphatase family protein, which produces MTSALIPEDLNGRRQGASASVTLNVLTMNMHMGFGFLNKRFILPELRDAVRSVSADIVFLQEVHGEHQDHAQNVKNWPTTSQYEFLADSMWKDFAYGRNAVYPHGHHGNALLSKYPIIRHDNLDISILGTEERGLLHCVLDVPQVGELHAICVHLGLKEVHRQQQLKLLADLVGRLPVGAPVIVAGDFNDWRQKADEVLTPAGLREVFVETSGKPAKSFPARFPLLRLDRIYVRNLHIRSPRVMSNRPWSHLSDHAPLAVEVTL; this is translated from the coding sequence GTGACCAGTGCCCTGATTCCCGAAGACCTTAACGGCCGACGACAAGGCGCGTCGGCCTCAGTCACGCTCAACGTGCTGACCATGAACATGCACATGGGCTTCGGTTTCCTCAACAAACGTTTCATCCTCCCGGAATTGCGCGACGCGGTGCGATCGGTGTCCGCCGATATCGTGTTCCTGCAGGAGGTGCACGGCGAACATCAGGACCACGCCCAAAACGTGAAGAACTGGCCGACGACCTCACAGTACGAATTCCTCGCCGACAGCATGTGGAAAGATTTCGCCTACGGCCGCAATGCGGTTTACCCCCACGGCCACCATGGCAATGCGTTGCTGTCCAAGTACCCGATCATTCGCCACGACAATCTCGACATCTCCATCCTCGGCACCGAAGAGCGCGGGCTGCTGCACTGTGTGCTGGACGTGCCGCAGGTCGGCGAACTGCATGCGATCTGTGTGCATCTGGGCCTCAAGGAGGTCCATCGTCAGCAGCAACTGAAATTGCTGGCCGATCTGGTGGGGCGTCTGCCTGTGGGCGCACCGGTGATCGTTGCAGGGGACTTCAACGACTGGCGTCAGAAGGCCGATGAGGTGTTGACCCCTGCCGGGCTGCGCGAGGTGTTCGTTGAAACATCCGGCAAACCGGCAAAAAGCTTCCCGGCGCGCTTTCCATTGCTGCGCCTGGACCGTATTTACGTGCGCAATCTGCACATCCGGTCGCCCAGGGTGATGTCCAATCGTCCCTGGTCGCACCTTTCCGATCATGCGCCTTTGGCGGTGGAGGTAACGCTATGA
- the clsB gene encoding cardiolipin synthase ClsB: MKAVGAMCGIWRDGNSVELLINGEDFFARVFDAIRAAREEVLIETFIIFEDRVGEGLQQAVIEAASRGVRVIITVDDYGTSDLSTEFVSKMIEAGVQIQLFDPRPKLMGMRTNLFRRLHRKVVVIDGELSFMGGINYSVDHMADTGVTAKQDYAVLVRGPIVADIYRSTLGMLGPAVRKTFTPLKPVTRQAGSARMLLAERDNSHHTTDIEEQYLMAMRNATQRITIANAYFFPSYRFLRELRNAARRGVKVTLILQGKPDMPFVRVCSRLTYTWLLREGVIIHEYKQRALHGKVALIDHEWSTVGSSNLDPLSLALNLEANLFIRDHALNQRLHEHLRDLAVAHSKQVNLKGLAKGQWWRAPMIFLSFHFLRHFPAIAGLFPVHGPRLKPLRSPETLPEAAVIKNELSSDQEKSL; this comes from the coding sequence ATGAAGGCTGTAGGCGCCATGTGTGGCATCTGGCGAGACGGCAACTCGGTGGAGTTGCTGATTAACGGCGAGGATTTTTTCGCCCGGGTGTTCGACGCTATTCGTGCGGCGCGCGAGGAAGTGCTGATCGAGACGTTCATCATTTTCGAGGACCGGGTGGGCGAGGGGCTGCAACAGGCAGTGATCGAGGCCGCGAGCCGCGGCGTGCGCGTGATCATCACCGTGGACGACTACGGCACCAGCGACCTGAGTACCGAGTTCGTGAGCAAGATGATCGAAGCGGGCGTGCAGATTCAGCTGTTTGACCCGCGGCCCAAACTGATGGGCATGCGCACCAACCTGTTCCGGCGCCTGCACCGCAAAGTGGTGGTGATCGACGGCGAGCTGTCGTTCATGGGCGGCATCAATTACAGCGTCGACCACATGGCCGACACCGGGGTGACCGCCAAACAGGACTACGCCGTGCTGGTGCGTGGCCCCATCGTTGCCGACATCTACCGCTCGACACTTGGCATGCTGGGCCCCGCGGTGCGCAAGACCTTCACGCCGCTCAAGCCGGTGACGCGGCAGGCCGGCAGTGCGCGCATGTTGCTTGCCGAGCGTGACAACAGCCATCACACCACTGACATCGAAGAGCAGTACCTGATGGCGATGCGCAACGCGACGCAGCGCATCACCATTGCCAACGCTTACTTTTTCCCCAGCTACCGTTTTCTGCGTGAACTGCGCAATGCGGCGCGCCGTGGGGTGAAAGTTACGCTGATTCTGCAGGGCAAGCCGGACATGCCGTTCGTGCGCGTGTGTTCGCGCCTGACCTACACCTGGCTATTGCGCGAAGGCGTGATCATTCACGAATACAAGCAGCGCGCGCTGCACGGCAAGGTCGCGTTGATCGATCACGAGTGGTCAACCGTGGGCTCCAGCAACCTCGATCCGCTGAGCCTGGCGCTGAACCTGGAAGCCAACCTGTTCATCCGCGACCACGCTCTGAACCAGCGTCTGCACGAACACCTGCGCGATCTTGCCGTCGCCCACAGCAAACAGGTCAACCTCAAGGGACTGGCAAAAGGGCAGTGGTGGCGTGCGCCGATGATCTTCCTGAGCTTCCACTTTCTGCGCCACTTTCCGGCCATCGCCGGTCTGTTCCCGGTACACGGGCCACGGCTGAAACCGCTGCGCTCACCCGAAACGCTGCCGGAGGCGGCTGTGATCAAGAATGAGCTGTCGTCCGATCAGGAGAAGTCCCTATGA
- a CDS encoding bifunctional 5-dehydro-2-deoxygluconokinase/5-dehydro-2-deoxyphosphogluconate aldolase has product MGQTRFASGRQLDVICLGRLGVDLYAQQIGARLEDVSSFAKYLGGSSANIAFGTARLGVKSAMLTRVGNDHMGRFLVESLAREGCDVSGIKVDDQRLTAMVLLGIKDRETFPLVFYRENCADMALQPEDIREAQIASSKALLITGTHFSTDQVMRASTQALDYAEKHGVKCVLDIDYRPVLWGLAGKADGETRFVADETVSQHVQRILPRFDLIVGTEEEFLIAGGSTDLLSALRRVRELSAATLVVKLGPQGCTVIHGAIPARLEDGAIYPGVRVEVLNVLGAGDAFMSGFLKGWLEDASDERCCQLANACGGLVVSRHACAPAMPTMVELEYLFNSPMPITRPDQDPILQRLHRVSVPRREWQPLFIFAFDHRGQLVELAQKAGRDPACISQLKQLFVQAVARVEADLEKRGIAADVGLLADQRFGQDALNAATGRGWWVARPVEVQGSRPLAFEHGRSIGSTLQAWPQEQIIKCLVQYHPDDEPMLRLEQEAQLLGLYQAALASGHELLLEVIAPKDHPSTHPDVIYRSLKRFYNLGIYPAWWKIESQSAEVWEQLDALIQERDPYCRGVVLLGLNAPAETLAAGFRDAAKSTTCKGFAVGRTIFHEPSRAWLEGEIDDAGLIARVQSNFGFLIESWRDARA; this is encoded by the coding sequence ATGGGCCAGACTCGTTTTGCCAGTGGACGTCAGCTGGACGTGATTTGCCTTGGGCGGCTGGGCGTTGATCTCTATGCCCAGCAGATCGGTGCGCGCCTGGAGGATGTCAGCAGTTTCGCCAAATACCTCGGCGGGTCCTCCGCCAATATTGCATTCGGCACCGCGCGGCTGGGCGTCAAGTCGGCCATGTTGACCCGCGTTGGCAATGACCACATGGGTCGCTTTCTGGTTGAGTCCCTGGCGCGCGAGGGGTGTGACGTCAGCGGCATCAAGGTCGATGATCAGCGTTTGACCGCCATGGTGCTGCTCGGCATCAAGGACCGTGAGACTTTTCCGCTGGTGTTCTACCGCGAGAACTGTGCCGACATGGCGCTGCAACCCGAGGACATCCGGGAAGCGCAGATCGCCTCAAGCAAGGCGCTGCTGATCACCGGCACGCATTTCTCCACCGATCAGGTGATGCGCGCCAGCACGCAGGCGCTGGACTATGCCGAAAAACACGGCGTCAAGTGCGTGCTCGACATCGACTACCGGCCGGTGCTCTGGGGCCTTGCCGGCAAGGCCGATGGAGAAACCCGTTTCGTCGCGGACGAGACGGTCAGCCAGCACGTGCAACGCATCCTGCCGCGGTTCGATCTGATCGTCGGCACCGAAGAAGAATTCCTGATCGCCGGCGGTTCGACCGATTTGCTCAGCGCCTTGCGCCGGGTTCGCGAGCTGAGCGCGGCAACCCTGGTGGTCAAGCTCGGCCCCCAAGGCTGCACGGTGATTCACGGCGCCATCCCGGCACGGCTGGAAGACGGCGCTATCTACCCCGGCGTGCGTGTGGAAGTGTTGAACGTGCTGGGCGCGGGCGACGCGTTCATGTCCGGCTTCCTCAAGGGTTGGCTCGAGGACGCCAGCGACGAGCGTTGCTGCCAGTTGGCCAACGCCTGCGGCGGTCTGGTGGTGTCGCGCCATGCGTGCGCGCCGGCCATGCCGACGATGGTCGAGCTGGAATACCTGTTCAACAGCCCGATGCCGATCACCCGGCCCGATCAAGACCCGATATTGCAGCGCCTGCATCGGGTCAGCGTGCCGCGCCGCGAGTGGCAGCCGCTGTTCATCTTCGCGTTTGATCATCGCGGGCAACTGGTCGAACTGGCCCAAAAAGCCGGGCGCGATCCGGCTTGCATCAGCCAGCTCAAGCAATTGTTCGTTCAGGCTGTCGCGCGGGTCGAGGCGGACCTGGAAAAACGCGGTATCGCTGCCGATGTCGGTCTGCTGGCCGATCAGCGTTTCGGGCAGGACGCGCTGAACGCCGCCACCGGTCGCGGCTGGTGGGTGGCCCGACCGGTAGAGGTGCAAGGGTCGCGTCCACTGGCGTTCGAGCACGGTCGCTCGATTGGCAGCACGCTGCAGGCCTGGCCGCAGGAACAGATCATCAAGTGCCTGGTGCAATACCACCCGGACGACGAACCCATGCTGCGTCTGGAGCAGGAGGCGCAATTGCTGGGGCTGTATCAGGCGGCACTTGCCAGTGGCCATGAACTGCTGCTGGAAGTCATTGCGCCCAAGGATCATCCCTCGACCCACCCTGACGTGATCTACCGTTCCCTCAAACGCTTTTATAACCTGGGCATTTATCCGGCCTGGTGGAAAATCGAATCACAGTCCGCAGAGGTCTGGGAACAGCTCGATGCGCTCATTCAGGAACGCGACCCGTATTGCCGTGGGGTGGTCCTGCTGGGGCTTAATGCGCCTGCCGAAACCCTGGCCGCCGGCTTTCGCGATGCGGCGAAGAGCACGACCTGCAAGGGGTTTGCGGTGGGGCGTACGATATTCCACGAGCCAAGCCGCGCGTGGCTGGAAGGCGAAATCGATGACGCAGGGCTGATCGCTCGAGTGCAAAGCAACTTCGGATTCCTGATCGAATCCTGGCGCGACGCCCGGGCCTGA
- a CDS encoding MurR/RpiR family transcriptional regulator — protein MSSLDQPGSPDSGDEAATPVTTAPESADALLKLITAEYESLPRQLKRIASYMSQQSDRIMVDRISDIARECEVHPSAIVRFSQRFGFSGFSEMQALFREAYTHKTTPVQNYQQRIRSMIANKSQKASAGDLARECVNATLSGLERLALELDDEAFEKAVDLVVNADNIYVVGVRRSFAVADYLVYNLQHTNKRIHLISGLGGSYREQMRSVRANDLVIAISFTPYGKETQHCLRIAQHHQAKTLIITDSNLSPLAKRANAVLLVNEGSSFAFRSLSATLCLCQALFIAVAYRLELKVDEMSEQAGFED, from the coding sequence ATGTCCAGCCTCGATCAGCCAGGCTCGCCCGACTCGGGAGACGAGGCTGCAACGCCCGTCACCACCGCCCCGGAGTCGGCTGACGCGCTGCTCAAACTGATCACGGCCGAATACGAAAGCCTGCCGCGACAGCTCAAGCGCATCGCCAGTTACATGAGCCAGCAGAGCGACCGGATCATGGTCGATCGCATCAGCGACATTGCTCGCGAGTGCGAAGTGCACCCGTCGGCCATCGTGCGGTTTTCCCAGCGTTTCGGTTTTAGCGGGTTCAGTGAGATGCAGGCGCTGTTCCGCGAGGCGTACACGCATAAAACCACGCCGGTGCAGAATTACCAGCAGCGCATTCGCAGCATGATTGCCAACAAATCACAGAAGGCCAGCGCGGGCGACCTGGCGCGTGAATGCGTGAACGCCACCCTGTCGGGGCTTGAGCGACTGGCCCTCGAACTGGACGATGAGGCCTTCGAGAAAGCTGTGGATCTGGTCGTCAATGCCGACAACATCTACGTGGTCGGCGTACGGCGTTCGTTCGCGGTCGCCGATTATCTGGTCTACAACCTGCAACACACTAACAAGCGTATCCATTTGATTTCCGGTCTTGGCGGCAGTTACCGCGAGCAGATGCGCAGTGTGCGCGCCAATGACCTGGTGATTGCCATCAGCTTCACGCCCTACGGCAAGGAAACCCAGCACTGCTTGCGTATCGCCCAGCATCATCAGGCCAAGACGTTGATCATTACCGACAGCAACCTGTCGCCACTGGCCAAGCGGGCCAATGCTGTGTTGCTGGTCAACGAAGGCAGCTCGTTCGCGTTCCGTTCGCTCAGCGCCACCCTGTGTTTGTGTCAGGCGCTGTTCATCGCGGTGGCCTACCGGCTGGAGCTGAAAGTGGATGAAATGTCCGAACAGGCCGGGTTCGAGGACTGA